The following proteins are co-located in the Nocardioides piscis genome:
- a CDS encoding glycosyltransferase family 2 protein: protein MTHGHDGRPDRRTIAVVVTFNRLPLLQRLLERLGEVAGIHEVLVLDNASTDGTGAWLAATPTTGETPLLARTLDQNRGGAGGFHDGLAWAIDRGADLVWLMDDDGLPEHDCLQLLLAHDYDFWGPLVVDEADPDRLVFPIRLPGRAKVVQSLQQARDRSVEGVLRDIVIPFNGVLVTAELVDRIGLPREEFFIWGDDVEYLWRAREAGARVATVTDAVVLHPSVGELGKPMMWGRTTYNHSPSDLKHYCMARNNLVNLRDYRGPLHALAFVVKTLWFYSITRPSLARLRLSARAMADGLAGEFDGHERFLA, encoded by the coding sequence GTGACCCACGGCCACGACGGACGCCCCGACCGCCGCACGATCGCGGTCGTGGTGACCTTCAACCGTCTTCCGCTGCTGCAGCGACTGCTCGAACGGCTCGGCGAGGTGGCCGGGATCCACGAGGTGCTGGTCCTCGACAACGCCTCCACCGACGGCACCGGCGCCTGGCTCGCAGCGACCCCGACGACGGGGGAGACCCCGTTGCTGGCTCGCACCCTCGATCAGAACCGGGGTGGCGCAGGCGGGTTCCACGACGGACTCGCCTGGGCTATCGACCGGGGTGCCGACCTCGTGTGGCTGATGGACGACGACGGGTTGCCGGAGCATGACTGCCTCCAGCTCCTGCTGGCCCACGACTACGACTTCTGGGGACCGCTGGTGGTGGACGAGGCCGATCCCGACCGGCTGGTCTTCCCGATCAGGCTGCCCGGCCGGGCCAAGGTCGTCCAGAGCCTCCAGCAGGCCCGGGACCGGTCGGTCGAGGGAGTGCTCCGCGACATCGTCATCCCCTTCAACGGCGTGCTGGTCACAGCCGAGCTCGTCGACCGGATCGGTCTGCCCCGCGAGGAGTTCTTCATCTGGGGCGACGACGTCGAATATCTCTGGCGGGCGCGTGAGGCCGGGGCGCGAGTCGCGACGGTCACCGACGCGGTGGTGCTGCACCCGAGCGTCGGGGAGCTCGGCAAGCCGATGATGTGGGGCCGCACCACCTACAACCACAGCCCCAGCGACCTCAAGCACTACTGCATGGCCCGCAACAACCTGGTCAACCTGCGCGACTACCGGGGTCCGCTCCACGCCCTGGCCTTCGTGGTCAAGACGCTGTGGTTCTACAGCATCACGCGCCCCAGCCTCGCCCGGCTGCGCCTCAGCGCCAGGGCGATGGCCGACGGCCTGGCGGGGGAGTTCGACGGGCACGAGAGGTTCCTGGCATGA